The following are encoded in a window of Impatiens glandulifera chromosome 5, dImpGla2.1, whole genome shotgun sequence genomic DNA:
- the LOC124937409 gene encoding uncharacterized protein LOC124937409 — protein sequence MAVLLPSSEFSFRLELPSKCLFRSISNTVRWHNNDVKFKLQVRASLKIKDLDSVRELSAPVKLTKQEEEEENRRNYYVNTGYAIRTLREEFPQLFYKELRFDIYRDDIVFKDPLNTFSGIDNYKSIFWGLRFHGKMFFKAAWLDIISIWQPAEGIIMVRWSVHGISRVPWETRSRFDGVSEYKLDEKGKIYEHKVHNIALNGPPKFKVLGVEELIQSLAGPSTPKPTYFKITKE from the exons ATGGCCGTTCTGCTTCCTTCGTCGGAATTCTCCTTCCGCCTCGAACTTCCGTCAAAATGTCTCTTCAGATCAATCTCGAACACTGTTCGATGGCACAATAACGATGTTAAGTTTAAGTTGCAGGTTCGCGCTTCTTTGAAAATCAAGGATCTGGATTCGGTTCGTGAATTATCTGCTCCGGTGAAGCTAACAAagcaagaggaagaagaagaaaatagacGGAATTACTATGTAAATACTGGTTACGCTATACGAACACTACGTGAAGAGTTTCCCCAAttgttctacaaagaacttagGTTTGACATTTACAG GGATGATATTGTGTTCAAGGATCCACTAAACACATTTTCAGGGATTGacaattataaatcaattttttggGGTCTTCGATTCCATGGTAAGATGTTTTTCAAGGCAGCTTGGCTTGATATCATCAGCATATGGCAACCAGCCGAGGGTATAATAATGGTCCGATGGAGTGTCCATGGAATTTCACGAGTTCCATGGGAGACCCGCAGCAGATTTGATGGTGTTTCAGAGTACAAACTTGATGAGAAGGGTAAGATTTATGAACACAAAGTCCACAATATTGCTCTAAATGGTCCTCCTAAGTTCAAAGTATTGGGTGTGGAAGAGCTAATTCAATCCCTTGCCGGTCCCTCTACTCCAAAACCAACATATTTCAAGATTACAAAGGAATGA
- the LOC124937407 gene encoding nucleolar complex-associated protein 3, which translates to MGKKQKIILPPDLPPDVADDEIEVSDEDLQFVNDNVDYAGFVSNLDTNLITKHVTRVADVKEDALEALYEKRSKKKSLEKKKEDNEIEVDRVDALPIKTLDGQLHFRTAPKTAKKPGTVGSDQIDGDSSDDGVEASLVKLTKPEKRAKLKKGRKEAKKQEKDAVKSEVQPTPQEQVLAEVEKELTAEESNKAMKFRLAELGTELLMDPESNIKSLKEMLQICNKGDHSITVIGLKSLLAVFKDIIPGYRIRLPTAKEQEMVVSKAIKKMRLYESTLLSVYKAYLNKLIALEKQQPLKRVAVRCLCTLLDAHPHFNYWESLLAAVLKNLNSTDEVVRKLCCATVKSLFTNEGKHGGEATVHAVRYIAEDVKASDCDLRPDSIEVFMSLTFDEDIGRAKITEEKKTKGKRNKMKRGTEEPSQVPANERKKNRKEQISKMRDEVKADLKAASFSQDEEEKKQIQSQTLSAVFGTYFRILTHTMQSIAARNVDTSNESTSQWGTFPLLAPCLDGIGKFAHHIDLDFMGDLITYLRKLAEGGGSSSDISGSIQSTKRLSIAERLRCCIVAFKVMRNNLDALNVDLQDFFVQLYSILLEYRAGRDQGEVLVEALKIMLCDDRQHDMQRAAAFIKRLSTFSLCFDSAEAMSALVTVKHLLQKNVKCRNLLENDAGGGSVSGPVAMYRPQVSDPNLSGALSTVLWELNLLRKHYNPMVSTLASTISTMSTATQNQVLLSYITPQQAYTQSSIEQETFDLKEDFGKNRKRKRGSESVVSDVDQDVKMGEADEDDVLRKKFCDHFVMVHDMSESKRLKDELSRTTLALDLFEKYKNQTKKKQSATTTKVVKKLKVVNKKKKMKLT; encoded by the exons ATGGGAAAGAAGCAGAAGATTATACTACCACCTGATCTCCCACCAGATGTTGctgatgatgaaattgaagtgTCTGATGAGGATTTGCAGTTTGTGAATGATAATGTAGATTATGCTGGTTTCGTTTCAAATTTGGACACCAATTTGATTACCAA GCATGTTACTCGAGTTGCTGATGTTAAAGAAGATGCTTTGGAGGCTTTATATGAGAAGCGGTCAAAGAAGAAGTCTctggagaaaaagaaggaagatAATGAGATTGAAGTTGATCGTGTAGATGCTCTTCCTATAAAGACATTGGATGGGCAACTCCACTTCAGAACAG CACCAAAGACAGCTAAAAAGCCTGGCACAGTTGGCTCTGATCAGATTGATGGTGACAGTAGTGATGATGGGGTGGAAGCAAGTCTTGTGAAGTTGACGAAGCCTGAAAAGAGGGCAAAGCTAAAAAAAGGTAGAAAAGAGGCAAAGAAGCAAGAAAAAGATGCCGTCAAATCAGAAGTGCAACCAACCCCTCAAGAACAAGTGCTG GCTGAGGTTGAAAAAGAGTTGACAGCTGAAGAATCAAATAAAGCAATGAAATTCAGGCTAGCAGAACTTGGAACAGAGTTGCTTATGGATCctgaatcaaatattaaatctCTTAAGGAGATGCTACAAATTTGTAATAAGGGAGATCATTCCATAACAGTTATTGGTTTGAAATCATTACTAGCTGTTTTCAAAGACATCATTCCTGG GTATCGTATTAGGCTACCAACTGCAAAGGAGCAAGAAATGGTGGTTTCAAAGGCCATTAAGAAAATGCGGTTATACGAATCAACTCTCCTTTCAGTTTATAAG GCATACTTGAACAAGTTGATCGCATTAGAAAAGCAACAACCTCTTAAGCGTGTTGCTGTTCGGTGTCTTTGCACTTTGCTGGATGCTCATCCACACTTTAACTATTGGGAAAGCTTGTTGGCTGCAGTGCTTAAGAACTTAAACTCCACAGATGAAGTTGTAAG GAAACTCTGTTGTGCGACTGTTAAGTCACTTTTTACAAATGAGGGGAAGCATGGTGGTGAAGCTACTGTACACGCGGTTCGGTATATTGCCGAGGATGTTAAAGCTTCTGATTGTGATTTGCGTCCTGATTCAATTGAg GTATTCATGTCATTGACATTTGATGAAGACATAGGGAGGGCTAAAATTactgaagaaaaaaaaaccaaaggcaagagaaataaaatgaaaaggGGTACCGAGGAACCAAGCCAAGTGCCGGCcaatgaaagaaagaagaatCGCAAAGAACAGATATCGAAAATGAGAGACGAA GTTAAAGCTGATCTTAAAGCTGCTTCTTTTAGCCAAGATGAGGAAGAGAAGAAACAAATTCAGTCACAGACACTTTCTGCTGTATTTGGGACATATTTTCGCATATTGACACATACCATGCAGTCAATTGCAGCCAG aaATGTGGACACTTCAAATGAATCAACTAGTCAGTGGGGGACTTTCCCTCTACTTGCTCCTTGCTTGGATGGAATAGGGAAATTTGCTCATCATATTGACTTAGATTTCATGGGTGACCTTATAACTTATCTAAGAAAGCTTGCTGAAGGCGGTGGAAGCTCTTCAGATATTAGTGGTTCCATACAGTCCACCAAACGGCTCTCTATTGCTGAACGTCTTCGTTGTTGTATTGTCGCTTTCAAAGTGATGAGGAACAATCTCGATGCCCTGAATGTTGATTTACAAGATTTCTTTGTTCAGCTTTACAGTATTTTGCTCGAGTACAGGGCAGGAAG GGATCAGGGAGAAGTGCTAGTGGAAGCCCTGAAAATAATGCTGTGTGATGATAGACAACATGATATGCAAAGGGCTGCCGCTTTTATTAAGCGTTTGAGTACATTCTCTTTGTGCTTCGACTCAGCCGAGGCTATGTCTG CTCTAGTCACTGTTAAGCATCTTCTTCAGAAGAATGTGAAGTGCAGGAATCTATTGGAAAATGATGCTGGAGGAGGTTCGGTTTCTGGTCCTGTTGCG ATGTATCGTCCTCAAGTTTCGGACCCAAATCTGAGTGGCGCTCTTTCCACCGTATTATGGGAACTTAACCTTCTCCGCAAACACTATAATCCTATGGTTTCCACACTAGCATCAACAATCTCAACAATGAGCACAGCCACCCAAAACCAAGTTTTACTTTCCTACATCACTCCTCAGCAAGCTTATACCCAATCTTCAATTGAGCAAGAGACTTTCGACTTAAAGGAAGATTTTGGTAAGAACCGTAAGAGGAAACGAGGAAGTGAGTCTGTTGTGAGCGATGTTGATCAAGATGTGAAGATGGGTGAGGCAGATGAGGATGATGTGTTGAGAAAGAAATTTTGCGATCATTTTGTGATGGTTCATGATATGAGCGAAAGCAAGAGGTTAAAGGACGAGTTGAGTAGGACTACATTGGCGTTggatttatttgagaaatataaGAATCAAACGAAGAAGAAACAGAGTGCAACTACTACTAAGGTAGTGAAGAAATTGAAGGTGGTgaacaaaaagaagaagatgaagttaaCATAg
- the LOC124939647 gene encoding UDP-D-xylose:L-fucose alpha-1,3-D-xylosyltransferase MGP4-like yields the protein MFLTKLSRSKFPNFIVIFFTVSLVLLVLGLSQFVWFGTRHTLLPLWSRSENGSLEKWKHYTLVEALENVAENGTVIVCAASEPYLPMLNNWLISVKRLQHHRKVLVIAEDYATLYKINRKWPGHAVLIPPSPDSHHAYNFGSRKFFGITSRRPLYLLQILELGYNVFFTDVDLVWMVDPFPYLVGNHDLYIVDDIDKVKPFNHSHDLPKSGKEGRTRICSGLIYMRPTIGAKLVMAKWIEEIVSHPWTKENQANDQRPLNWALMKSIGNVDMYLLPQVAFPSGDIYFKNTTWVQETKGKQVVIHNNYVIGVKNKIKRFRKFHLWLVDDYELESPLGKI from the exons ATGTTCCTCACAAAATTATCACGATCCAAGTTCCCTAACTTCATCGTGATTTTCTTTACCGTATCTCTCGTCCTTCTCGTGTTAGGACTAAGCCAATTTGTGTGGTTCGGGACTCGTCACACTTTGCTTCCACTCTGGTCTCGCTCCGAGAACGGTTCACTCGAAAAATGGAAACATTATACGTTAGTGGAAGCCCTAGAGAATGTGGCGGAGAATGGGACGGTGATTGTGTGCGCTGCAAGTGAACCATACTTACCAATGCTTAATAATTGGTTGATTAGTGTCAAAAGGCTCCAACACCATCGAAAAGTGCTTGTCATAGCCGAAGATTACGCAACACTTTATAAGATCAACCGCAAATGGCCGGGACATGCCGTCTTGATTCCTCCTTCGCCCGATTCACATCATGCTTACAATTTTGGATCGCGG AAATTCTTCGGCATAACGTCTCGAAGGCCTCTCTATCTACTCCAAATTTTGGAACTTGGATACAATGTATTTTTCACGGATGTTGATTTGGTATGGATGGTTGATCCATTCCCATATTTAGTAGGGAACCATGACTTGTACATTGTAGATGACATTGATAAA GTTAAACCATTCAACCATTCTCACGACTTACCAAAATCCGGAAAAGAAGGACGTACACGCATTTGCAGCGGCCTCATTTACATGCGCCCAACAATCGGGGCGAAGCTGGTCATGGCTAAGTGGATTGAAGAGATTGTTTCCCATCCTTGGACTAAAGAGAACCAAGCTAACGATCAACGTCCCTTGAATTGGGCACTGATGAAATCAATAGGAAAT GTTGATATGTATCTACTTCCTCAAGTAGCATTCCCTTCAGGGGATATATACTTCAAGAATACGACGTGGGTGCAAGAAACTAAAGGAAAGCAAGTCGTGATTcataataattatgtaattgGAGTCAAAAACAAGATTAAACGCTTTCGAAAATTTCACCTATGGCTGGTAGACGACTATGAGCTTGAGTCCCCTCTAGgtaaaatatag
- the LOC124937408 gene encoding UDP-D-xylose:L-fucose alpha-1,3-D-xylosyltransferase MGP4-like: protein MSAILHQRPLQSILTSSSPQSPTSSTNHQKSLVIFSRPVLLILLSLLVILGVFFPWIGNHHALFSTFPGSTPSLSNKWNDYTLADAVSNVAKNGTVILCAVSQPYLPFLNNWLISITRQNHHEKVLVIAEDYATLYKVNEKWPGHAVLIPPAPDAQTAHKFGSQGFFNFTSRRPRHLLHILELGYNVLYNDVDMVWLADPFPYFEGNHDVYFTDDMVAIKPLNHSHALPPPGKKGRCYICSCMIYLRPTNGAKLVMRKWIEEMQVQPWTRLKKANDQPAFNWALMKTADQVDLYLLPQVAFPTGGLYFKNKTWVKETKGKHVIIHNNYIVGFEKKITRFRLYGLWLVDDYVLESPLGRL from the exons ATGTCAGCAATTCTGCATCAAAGGCCACTTCAAAGCATTCTCACAAGTTCTTCCCCTCAATCTCCTACCTCTTCAACCAATCACCAGAAATCTCTCGTCATTTTCAGCCGACCAGTTCTCCTCATCCTCTTATCCCTTCTCGTTATACTCGGAGTCTTCTTCCCATGGATTGGAAATCATCACGCTCTCTTCTCAACCTTCCCTGGTTCTACTCCTTCACTTTCTAATAAATGGAATGATTATACACTTGCCGATGCTGTTTCTAATGTGGCCAAGAACGGTACCGTCATACTTTGTGCCGTCAGCCAGCCGTATTTACCGTTTCTCAACAATTGGTTGATTAGTATCACAAGACAGAATCATCACGAGAAGGTTCTAGTCATTGCTGAGGATTACGCTACTCTATACAAAGTCAATGAGAAATGGCCTGGACACGCCGTCCTTATTCCCCCTGCTCCGGATGCCCAGACTGCTCACAAGTTTGGATCTCAG GGATTCTTCAATTTTACATCTCGAAGGCCTCGTCATCTACTTCATATATTGGAACTTGGATACAATGTATtgtataatgatgttgatatgGTTTGGCTGGCAGATCCATTTCCATATTTCGAAGGGAACCACGATGTGTACTTCACAGATGACATGGTTGCG ATTAAACCTTTGAATCATTCTCATGCTTTACCACCTCCGGGGAAAAAGGGACGATGTTATATATGCAGTTGCATGATTTATTTGCGTCCAACTAACGGTGCAAAACTTGTCATGAGAAAGTGGATCGAAGAGATGCAAGTTCAGCCCTGGACCAGATTAAAGAAAGCAAATGACCAGCCTGCTTTCAACTGGGCACTGATGAAAACTGCGGACCAG GTGGATTTGTATCTGCTTCCCCAAGTAGCATTCCCGACAGGAGGATTGTACTTCAAGAATAAGACATGGGTTAAAGAAACGAAAGGAAAGCATGTAATCATACACAACAATTACATAGTAggatttgaaaagaaaataaccCGTTTTCGCTTATATGGCCTTTGGcttgttgatgattatgttcTCGAGTCCCCTCTTGGAAGATTATAG